GAGGAGGCCTGGGAGACGATGAAGCCCGGCTACTTCTACATCCAGCGCCGGTACGCCGAACTGTTCTCCGGCGAGTCGGTCGACGAGCTCCCCGAGGACCGCAAGGAGGAACTGAAGAAGCAGGCCATCTACGGGACGCCCGAGCAGGTCACCGAGCACCTCGAACGCTACCGCGACGCGCTGGGTGACGACATCCACGTCATCTTCCGCACCTACCACCCCGGCATCGGCACCGAGACGATGAAGGAGTGCATCCAGCGGCTCGGGAGCGAGGTCGCACCCGAGTTCCGGTAGTCGCCGGCCCTTCTATCCTTCTCGCCGTTCTCGCCACTCCTCGTCCAGCAGTCCCCAGCTCAGCAGGTCGTGGTAGCTCCCGTCGACGTACGCCTGCCTGCGGGCGGTCCCCTCGTGGGTGAACCCGGCCTTCTCCAGCACGCGCTGTGACCCCTCGTTGAGCGCGATGGTCTTCGCCTGCACCCGGTGCAGCCCCAGCGAGTCGAACGCGTACTCGAGGCCGAGTTCGACCGCGGCGGTGGCGTACCCGTCACCCGTCGCGTCGGGCAGCACGAAGTAGGAGAACGTGCAGATGCGCGACTGCCAGTGGATGCGCTTGACCTGCAGGAGCCCGACCAGCCCGTCGGCGTCGATGGCGAAGGGGACGTGCCGGTCGTCGTCCTGCCAGCCCTCGACCATGCGCTCGAAGGACCCCGGCGACTGCGGTTCGACCGTGTCGAGCATCCGCCACACGGCGGGGTCGTTCCAGCCCGCCCGGAGCGCGGGCAGGTCGTCTGGTTCGATGGGCCGGAGCGACACCCGGCCGTCGGTGAGGAAGGCGTGGTCGGTCATGGGTCACGATGGCGCGCTCGCGAGAAAGAGGCGTCGGAGTCCGCCCGGACCGGCCTGCCGGCTTCACTTGCGACGGTGGTGGGGGCAGCGCGCGCATCCGCGACCGGGAGGTTCTTTCTGCCACCCCGCGAACTCCCGCCATGGGATTCCACACGTTCCCGGTCGACCGCGCCGACAAACTGGAGGACGAGTCGCGGTATCGCTACTGCTCGCGCGAGGAACTGGTCGCGTCGCTCTCGCTCTCTGGCGACGAGACGGTCGCCGACCTCGGGAGCGGGACAGGGTTCTACACCGACGACGTGGCGCCCTTCGCGGCGAAGACCTACGGCGTCGACGTCCAGAGCGAGATGCACGACGTCTACCGCGAGAAGGGCCTCCCCGAGGGCGTCGAACTCGTGACCGCCAGCATCGGCGACCTCCCCTTCGCCGACGGTGAACTCGACGCCGCCTTCTCGACGATGACGTACCACGAGTACGCCGACGACGCGGCCCTCGCCGAGCTGGCCCGGGTCCTCGGCCCGGACGGCCGACTCGTCACGGTCGACTGGTCCGGTAACGGCGACGGCGAGTCCGGCCCGCCGACCGAGGAGCGGTTCACGCTCGAGGAGGCCATCGCCCACCACGAGAGCGCCGGCTTCACCGTCGAGACGGCGAGCGAGCGCCCCGAGACGTTCCTGCTCGCGGCGCGCCTCGACTGAGCGTCACGGCCGCCCCGCCGAGAGGTGAAGTGCCCAATCGTCCACTTCTCTTCGAACACCGTGTATAATGACCTAGAAGGAACTTCATCAGTATACCTATGTTACAGGATAACCCTTAACGGTGAGAGTTCGTTACACACTACCACGATGGTACGAACCGACCCATACACACCGACCACCACGGAGTACGAGTGCGTCCGCTGTGGCGCACGCTTCGACTCCCCACGAGCGTCCTGTGACCACCCGATGTGTCACGGGGAGATCCGGAACGTCTCGGTCTCGCGGGAGTAACGAACAGTCCGGCGACCAGCACAGGTAGCGACTCCAGTCGGGTCGCAGCACCTCGATTCTCTCTCGGTCTCGCGCCAGTTCAGAAGTCCGGGAGGTCCTCCGGCGGCTCGTACTCGGCCTCCCAGTCGATGTACTCCTCCTTGAGCACGTCACAGACCACCTGCCCGAGTTCGGTCAGCGAGGCGTTTATCGAGGAGACGGTGCCCCACGACTGCAGGTCGGGGTGGTACTGGCGCTCCTTCCAGTCCTCGGGGATGCCCGGCGCGTGGTAGCCGACGCGGTCCGCGAAGTCGTCCCAGAAGAAGTCGAACTCCGCGAAGAGGTCGAGGTCGCGGGCGATCTCGAACTCCTCGACCGTCAGGTCGGTGTGTTCGGCCCACTCGTTCCACGAGCGCTCCCACGCGCCCTCGTGGAGGAAGGCCTCGAGTTCCTCGCGGCGGTAGTCGGCGTCGGCGGCGACGGAGGCGTCATCGTACTCGTTCGGGTCGACGAACTCCAGTTCCGGCGGGGCCGGCGTCTCGACGGATAATCCCATACCCGGCCATACGGACCCGTCGAGGATAAGGATACGCGACACCGGTCCGGCGGTCGGGCAGGTCGTCGGTCAGAGGGTGCCGTCGGCGCCCATCTGCCGGACCTCGTCGGCGCGCGCCCGGATGGCGTCGAGTTCGTCGTCGGACTTCCGGTCGACGTGGGAGTACAGCAGGCCCATCCGGTGGTTCGACCGCAGGGTGTCCTCGTGGCGGGCGAGGAACTCCCAGTACAGCGAATTGAACGGACAGGCGTCCTCGCCGGTCGTGGCGTCCTCGTCGTAGGGGCACTCGGCACAGTAGTCGGACATCTTGTCCACGTAGTTCGCCGAGGAGACGTACGGTTTCGTCGAGAGCACGTCGCTGGCGAAGCTACCCATCCCGACGACGTTGGGCGTCGTGACCCAGTGGTAGGCGTCGGCGAAGCCGAAGTGGAACCAGCGGTTGAGCTCCTGCGGGTCGGCGCCGTAGAGGGTGGCGAAGTTCGAGAGCACCATCAGGCGCTCGATGTGGTGGGCGTAGCCGTGGTCCCAGACGTGGCCCACGCACTCGGAGAGACAGCGCATGTCGGTGTCGCCGGTGTAGTACGCCTCGGGCAGGGCGTGGTCGTGGCCGAGCTGGTTCGCGTCGGCGAGGTCCGGCATCGAGCGCCGGTAGACGTGCCGGACGAACTCGCGCCAGCCGACGACCTGCCGGACGAACCCCTCGACGCTCGGGAGGTCGGCCTCGCCGGCCTCGTACGCCGCGATGGCCGGGTCGACCACCTCGCGGGGCGTCAGCAGGCCGAGGTTGAGGGCGGGTGCGAGCAGGGCGTGGTTCAGCGACCACGACCGCCGGAGCATCGCGTCCTGGTACGGGCCGAACTGCGGGAGGCGGTTCTCGACGAAGTCCTCGAGTGCAGCGAGGGCCTCCGCTCGCTTGACGGGCCATGCGAACCCCTCGCCGTCCCCCCACGTCTCGAACTCGTCGGCGACCCACGCCTGCACCTCGCGGGTGGTCTCGTCGGGCTCGAACGCGGGCGGGTGCGGGAACCGGACCTCGGGCCGGGGGAACTCCCGGTTCTCGTCGTCGTAGTTCCACTCGCCGCCCGCCGGGTCGCCATCCCCGTCCAGCAGGTAGCCCGTCTCGCGGCGCATCGTGCGATAGAAGTCCTCGTGTCTGTACGTCTCGCGGTCGCCGGCCCACTCGTCGAACCGGTCTGCCGAACAGAGGAACAGTTCGTTCTCGACGACGTCGAGTCGCCCACCCGCCTCGGCGACGAGTGTCTGGAACCGGTCGGCCGCACCGTGACTCGCCGGCTCCATCAGGACGAGGTCGTCGTCAGGGTGCGCCTCGACGTGTTCGGAGAGTCCCTCGCCGAAGGTCTCGACCTGCCGGTAGTCGACGGTGTACCCCGACTCACGGAGTCGGTCCCGGAAGTGCCGCATCGCGCTGAACACCAGTGTCAACTTCTGTGCGTGGTACGGCAGCCGCCGGGCGAACCCGCGCGCCTCGATCATGAGCACGCGGTCGTCGCCCGGGTCGGCCGCCGCGAGCGGGCCGACCTCGGTGGTGAGCTGGTCGCCGAGCACCCAGATGGTCATACCCGAGAATGGGGGCGACAGCCGTAAAAGCACGAACCCGAACGGGTCGGCGGACCGGCGGGACGAGTTTCCGAGGCAGAAACTATCACACTGATTTTATTATGCAGCGAAATGACGGAGCAAATGCATATGCCCGCTATCGAGACGACCGCCCTGACCAAACGCTTCGGCGACGACGTCGTCGCCGTCGACTCCCTCGACCTCCGCGTGGAGGAGGGGGAGATATTCGGCTTCCTCGGCCCCAACGGCGCCGGGAAGTCGACGACCATCAACATGCTGCTCGACTTCCACCGACCTACCTCCGGGTCGGCGACCGTCCTGGGCTACGACGCCCAGGCGGAGGTCGACGAGATCCGCCAGCGCGTCGGCGTCCTCGCCGAGGGGCTGGAACTGTACGACCGCCTCACCGCCAGAGAGCACCTCGAACTCTGCGTCCAGATGAAAGAGGCGAGCGACGACCCCGACGCGGTCCTCCACCGGGTCGGCCTCGACGACGCCAAGGACCGCAAGGTCGGCGGCTACTCCAAGGGGATGCAACAGCGCCTCGCGCTCGGGATGGCCCTCGTCGGCGACCCCGACCTCGTCATCCTCGACGAGCCCTCCTCCGGGCTCGACCCCAACGGCATCCAGCACATGCGCGACATCCTCCGCGAGGAGGCCGCAGGCGGGACGACCGTCTTCTTCTCCAGTCACATCCTCTCGGAGGTCGAGGCGGTCTGTGACCGCGTCGGTATCATGTCCGAGGGGGAACTCGTGACCGTCGACACCATCGACAACCTGCGCTCGCAGTCCGGCGACGCGGGCGAGGTCGAACTCACTGTCGAGGCCGTGCCCGAGGGCATCCGCGGCCGGCTCGAACGACTGGAGGGCATCACGAACGTCCACATCGAGGACGACGAGGTGACCGCGTACTGCAACAGCGGGACGGCGAAGATGGCCGCCATCCGGACAGTGGACGACGCCGCCACCGTGACGGACGTGGTCGCCACCGAGACCTCCCTCGAGGAGCTGTTCAACCAGTACACCGGCGGTGGCCGCGACGGCGACGTCGAGGAGCGTGGCGAACCTGCCGAGGAGATGGAGGTGCCGGCATGAGCCTCCAGGGCGTCGTCCGGAAGGACATCCTCGACGTCCGGCGCGCCAAGCTCATCTGGGGCGTCGGCATCCTGTACACGCTCTTCACCGTCCTGTACTTCTACGGGACCGGCTCCGGCGGTAACAGTGGCGAACTCGCGAACCAGCTCATCGGGATGGCACAGATCGCCATCCTCATCGTGCCCCTCGTCGCGCTGGTCGCCGCCTACCTCTCGGTGGCCGGCGAACGCGAGTCGGGGAGCCTGAAGTTCCTGCTCTCGTACCCGAACAACCGCCTCGACGTGGTGCTCGGGAAGCTCGTCGCCCGGTCGGCCATCGTCGGCGCGTCCGTGCTGTTCGCCTTCGTCGTCGGCCTCGGCCTCGGCTTCTACTACTTCGACAGCGTCGACCTGGGCACCTACGTCGGCTTCGTCGGGTTGACGCTCGTGTTCACGCTCGTCTACGTCAGCATCGCGGTCGGCATCTCCGCGGCGACCGCCTCCCGGTCCCGCGCGATGGGTGCCGCCATCGGCTCGTGGTTCGTGCTCAACGTCTTCTGGAACGCCTTCCCCATCCAGCCGCGGACCATCGTCCAGTTCGTCGCGGACAAACTGGGCGTCGAGGTCTCCGAGTCCGTCCTCGCGCTGGTCTCCTCGCTCAGTCCGACGGCTGCGTACCTCGTCTCGCTGGACTACGTGTTCACCCGGAACCCGATGACGGGGAAGGGCATCGAAGGGATGAGCCGCCCGGACGTCTGGTACCTCGACCCCTGGTTCATGCTCGTCATCCTCGCGTTCTGGGCGGTCGTCCCGCTCGCGCTCGGCTACTGGCGGTTCCAGCGCGCCGACCTCGGGTAGGCGTCTCCCAGCTCCACCAGCCCCAACAGCCGCTCTCTGTCCCTCGTTCTCATACCGGCCCGAAGGTTAAGTGACCGACACGAGTCGTCTTGCCTATGCCAGAGTTCGTCACGCCACCACCGGTCGAACGCGGCGATTCGGTCGCCGTCGTCGCCCCGGCATCGAACGTCCCCGAGGAGTTCTCGCACGTCTACGAACTGGGCCTCGAGCGCATGCGCGAGGTGTTCGACCTCGAGCCCGTCGAGTACCCGACCGCGACGAAGGGGCCCGAGTGGCTCGCCGAGAACCCGGAGGCCCGCGCACAGGACGTGATGGACGCCTTCGCGGACCCCGAGGTCTCCGCGGTCGTCGCCAACATCGGCGGGAACGACCAGCTCACGGTCCTAGAACACCTCGACCCCGAGGTCCTGCGCGAGAACCCGACGCGGTTCTACGGGTACTCCGACAACACCAACCTCGCACTGTACCTCTGGAACCACGGCATCGTCTCGTACTACGGCGGCTCGACGCTGCTGGAGTACGCGATGGACGCCGAGATGTTCGACTACACCGTCGAGTACCTCGGCCGCGCCCTGTTCGACGAGCACGTCGGCGAGTGGGCCGAGGCCGACTGCTTCACCGACCAGGCCGGCGACTGGGCCGACCCGCGCTCGCTCGAGTACCACCGCGACATCGAGCCCGCCGACGGCCGGACCTGGGCCGGTGCCGAGGAGACCGCCGAGGGCCGCATCTGGGGCGGCTGTCTCGAGATTCTCGACCAGTGGTTCGTCCACGACGAGTGGCTGCCCGAACCCGAGGACCTGGAGGGGACCGTGCTCGCGCTGGAGACCAGCGAGGAGATACCCGACCCGGCCTGGGTCACCGGCTGGCTCCGGGCCTTCGGCGAGGCCGGCTACCTCGAGGTCTTCGACGGCGTCCTCGTCGGCCGGCCGTGTGCCCGCAACCACACCGAGGCGGGCGACAACCCGGCACACGAGCGCGAAGCGTACCGCGAGCAACAGCGCGAGGCCATCGAGTCGGTCGTCCCGCAGTACAACCCCGACGCGCCCATCGTCCTCGACTGCGAGTTCGGCCACACCTACCCGACCTGTCCCGTCCCAATCGGTGGGGTCGCGGAGATCGACCCCGCGGACGAGACGGTCACCCTGCGCTGACCCGGCAGAACAGTAGCGAGTTTGTCATCTCTCCTTTCTGCGAATCGATTTTTGTGGGTTCGGCCCCTCAACTCTCCCATGACCCCCGACGACCCCTCGCCCCTGCAGGACAGGTTCACCGTCTACGTGACCTTCTGTCTGACCGGGCTGGTCGCACTCGCGTTCGTGACCGGGCTCGGCATCCGGGGCAACCTCGGCGTCGTCGTCGCGTTCGTCGTCATGGGGCTGCTTGCCGTCGGCCTGCTGTTTCTCTACGGGCAGCACTTCACCAGGCAGGGCGAGGCCGCCGACCCACCGCTGGGCCCGAACGGCGACGGTCGCTGAGCGTCCCGGGTCGATGCATCCGTGGCGGCACGACCCGCTCGCGAACGAGGTTTTTCACGGTCCGGTCCCTCGAGGGAGTCGTGCCTGCCATCCGTCCCGCGACCCGCGACGACGCCGGTGCCATCCACGACATCTACGCCCCGTTCGTCGCCGAGACGGCCGTGTCGTTCGAGACCGAGGTCCCGTCGCGCGAGGCCATCGCCGGGCGCATCACCGACACGCAGGAGCAGTTCCCCTGGCTCGTCTGTGAGGTCGACGGGGCCGTCGCGGGCTACGCCTACGGCCACGCTCATCGCGGCCGGGGCGGCTACCGCTGGTCGGCCGAGTCCTCGGTGTACGTGGCCGAGGCGCACCTGCGACGAGGGGTCGCTCGCGGCCTGTACGAGTCGCTGTTCACCGTCCTCGCGCTGCAGCGCTACGTGAACTGTTACGCCGGCATCGTCCTCCCCAACGACGCGAGCGTCACGTTCCACGAGTCGATGGGGTTCGAACGCGTCGGCCGGTACGAGGACGTCGGGTACAAACACGGCGAGTGGCGGGACACGCTGTGGCTGCGTCGGGAGCTCCGGGAGCCACCGGCGGACCCGGCCGAGCCGCGACCGTTCCCGGCGGTCCGGACGGACGACGCGTTCGAATCGGCGATAGAGGCAGGAGAGACGTCGGTGCGGTGACGGTGGCGACGGTCAGTCCTCCTTCCCGTTCACCGCGGCGTCGTAGAGTTCGTGCCCGCGGTCGGACTCGATGGTCAACTCGGGCACCGCGACCGGCTCGCCCTCGTCGTCGATGGCGACGAACACCATGTACGACTCCGTCGTGAGTTGCGTCTCGTTCGACCGCAGGTCCTCGCGGTACACCCGCACCCGGACCTTCACGCTGGTCCGCCCTGCCTCGTAGACGTAGGCCCGGATGAGCGCGGCGTCGCCCTGCGGGATGGGCCGCCGGAAGTTCGTCTGGTCCATCCGGGCGGTGACGCAGGTCTCGCCGGCGAAGCGCATCGCGGACATCGCACCCACCTCGTCCATCCACTTCATCACGTTCCCCCCGTGGGCCGACCCGAGGATGTTGGCGTCGTTCGGGTTCACGATGGAACGGTTCTCGATGTAGGTGTCCATCAGACTCGGCATGCGACGGCGTTTCCCGCGGACGCGGAATAGGTTACCGGGTTCTGCCGGGACGAAGTATATCACCGGGGCGGCCGAGGCCCGACGTGGTTCCCCATGGACGACCACGACCCCGACACCACCGCCGACGAGACGCACGCGAGCTACGACCAGCACGCCGAACGCGCCGACGAGGACCACGACGACCTCTGGCGCACACCCTGGGGCGACAACCCGCTCCAGGAGCACTACGCCTGGCCGGCGACGACCGACCTCCTGCCCGACGTCGAGGGCGCTCGCGTCCTCGACGCCGGCTGTGGCGTCGGCGACCACGTCGAGTGGTTCACGGACCGCGGCGCGACCGTCGTCGGCGTCGACGTCAGCGAGGAGGCCGTCGCGGTCGCCCGCGAGCGCCAGGGCGACCGGGCGACGTTCCGACAGGCGGACCTCACCGAACCACTGGAATTCGCCGACGACGGCGTCTTCGACGTGGTCGTGAGCAACCTCGTCCTCGACCACATCGCCGACCTCGAGCCCGTCTTCGCCGAGTTCGAGCGCGTCCTCGCCGACGACGGGACGCTCGTCGTCACGATGATCCACCCGATGCAGTTCTACCTCGACGCCGCGGAGGTCACGTCGTACTACGACCGGACGCCGGTCGAACTCGGCTGGGAGGCCGGGACGGTCACGTCCTACCACCGACCCCTCGGCGACATCGTGACCGCGCTGACCGGCGCGGACCTGCACCTCGACGTGCTGGCCGAGCCGGAACCGGACCCCGGGTACGCCGAGCACGCGGCCGAGAGCTGGGCGGTCCTCGACCGGCCGCAGATCTGCTGTCTGCGAGCCGTTCCTGTCCGGTGACACGACGCCAGACCGGGCGAACGGCCTTATCCACTTTCCTCCGACAACCGTTTACGGTGTGAGAAAGAAGCGACGTGCAATGAGCGAATCTGCCGACTCGCCGGCGCCGGACCCGCTGGGCCCGCCGGGTGACGGCGACGGGTCCGTCACGGTGCTCGGGACGGCCCACGTCTCCGAGAAGTCAGTCGAGGAGGTCCGCGACACCATCGCGGCCGAGCGGCCCGACGTGGTCGCGGTCGAACTCGACGAGGGCCGGTACAACCAGCTCCGCGGCGAGACCCCCGAGGACATCGAGCCCCGGGACCTGCTGAAGGGCAACACCGTCTTCCAGTTCATCGCGTACTGGATGCTCTCGTACGTCCAGACCCGCCTCGGCGAGCGCTTCGACATCCAGCCGGGCGCGGACATGCTCGCGGCGGTCGAGGCCGCCGAGGAGCACGACCTCGGCGTCGCGCTGGTCGACCGCGACATCCAGGTGACCATCCAGCGTTTCTGGCGGCGGATGTCCACGAAGGAGAAGGTCCAGATGATGGCGGGTCTCATCTTCGGCGTCGCCGACGCGCTCGTCGTCGGCGTCACCATCGGCCTGATGCTCGGGTTCTTCCTCGGCCCGCTGTTCGGGCTGGCCTCCGGGCCCCTGTTCGGCATCGAGGCGGCGACCATGCAGGGAATCGCGGGTGGCGGCCTCGTCGGCCTCGCCGCGGGCTACCTCCTCTGGGAGTTCGGCCTGCGCAGCCTCACCGACGACCAGGCCATCGCACTGGGTGCGGCCGGGGCGGTCACCGTCGGCGGCGCGGTCGCCCTCTCGGGCGTCCTGAACCCCCTCGTGGGGAACGTGCTGGGGACCGGCCTCGGCCTCTCCCTCGTGGGCGGCCTCGTCGGCGGCGTGGTCGCCGGCGTCGGCGTCGGTGGCCTGCTCGGGCTCGTCATGCTCGGGCTCGGCTACGACGCCGCCCCCGAGGAGGACTACGAGGAGTTCGACATCGAGCGCATGACCGACGCCGACGTGGTGACGGCGATGATGGAGGAGTTCCGCCAGTTCTCCCCCGGCGGCGCACAGGCGCTCATCGACGAGCGCGACGCCTACATCGCCCACAAACTGGTCGAGCTGCGCGAGCAGGGCTACTCCGTCGTCGCGGTCGTCGGTGCGGGCCACCGTGCCGGCATCGAGAGCTACCTCGAGAACCCCGGGTCGCTCCCGCCGCTCGAGTCCATCTCCGGCACCGACCGCTCGCGACGGTTCTCGTTCTTCAAGGCGTTCGCGTACACGCTGGCGCTCGGCTACGTCGCGTTCTTCTTCCTGCTCATCATGGCGGGCGTGGGCAACCTCTTCCTGCTGAAACTGTTCGCGGCGTGGTTCCTGTTCAACGGCGTCATCGCGTTCACGCTGGCGAAACTGGCCGGGGCGCGCTGGACCTCGGCCGCGGTCGGCGGCGCCATCGCGTGGCTGACGAGCCTGAACCCGCTGCTCGCCCCCGGCTGGTTCGCCGGCTACATGGAGTTGCGCCACGACCCGGTCAACGTGGGCGACATCAACACGCTCAACCAGATCCTCTCCGACGAGGAGAGCCCCCTGCTGGACGTGGTCCGCCGGATGTTCGAGGTCCCGCTGTTCCGGCTCATCATGGTGGTCGCGGCGACCAACATCGGCAGCACCATCGCCAGCGTGCTCTTCCCGGTCGCGGTGCTGCCCTGGCTCGCCCAGGGTCGCATCGAGAACGTCGAACAGCTCATGGACCTGCTGCTGCGCGGGGCCCAGAACAGCGTCGACATCATCACGGGGGTGCTCTGAGATGGTCCAGTTCCGCTTCGCCGACGGCGAGTTGAAGGACCTCGGTATCGCGTGGATCGCGCTGTCGGTCGCGTTCGGTATCCTCATCATCGGCCCGAGCGCCATCACCCGAATCGACCCGGCCGCCGCGCTCGACCTGCTGCTGTTCGCGGCGGTCACGGCCGGCATCGGCTTCCTGCTGCACGAACTCGCGCACAAGTTCACCGCGATGCACTTCGGCTACCCGGCGGAGTTCCGCGCCGACTACAACATGCTGCTGCTCGCGGTGTTCAGCGCGATGGTCGGCTTCCTGTTCGCCGCGCCCGGCGCGGTCTACCACCCGCGGACCAGCGAGAAGGAGAGCGGCCTCATCGCCCTCGCGGGGCCACTCACGAACGTCGCGCTCGTCATCGTGTTCTTCCCGCTGCTCGCGTTCGGGGGCGTGCTCGGCCGAATCGGCGCCTTCGGGGTCTTCATCAACGCCTTCCTCGCCGGCTTCAACATGATCCCCTACGGCCCCCTCGACGGCCGGAAGGTGCTGCGCTGGAGCAAGCCCACGTTCGCCCTGACGTTCCTGCTCTGTGGCGGGCTCGGCTTCGCGGCCTTCTTCGGCTTCTTTCCCACGCCGTTCTGACAGGTCGGTGCCTCCCTCGTATTGAGGTTTCTCCCGGGTGAGTAGTCAGTATTTCTACTCTCGGCCCCTCTTGTCTCCCATGAGTGTCAGTAGACGTACCGTGCTACAGGGGGGTGGCCTCGCGGCGGTGCTCTCGCTGGCCGGCTGCCTCGAAGGGTTCGCCTTCGGGGGCGGCAGCGGCAGCCCAAAGATGTCGGGTCCGACGACCAACTTCGTGTACGACCACAGCGACCTGCTCGAGGGGAACCTCTCCTTCTTCATGCAACTCGATGGGTCGGCGCTGGGGACCACCCGCGTCCCGAGCGACACCGACGAGCGCATCGAGGACTCGGTCGACGCGGTCGGCTCGGTCGACGAGCTGCTGGCCGTCGGCTACGTGAAGTCAGGCTCGAAGCAGCAGGCGGGTGGGACCCTGCTCGCCCGCGGCTCGGTCGACTCGGGGGCGGTCGCGACCGACCTCGTCCGGAAGGGCCTGCGTGATGCGGGCGACCACGCCGGCTACGACGTCTACCGGGCGGACGTGACCGGCGGCATCGACGTGGCGACCGCGGTCGCGGGGGATGCCATCGTCTACGGGGTCGGCTCGCCGGCGGTCCCGGCGGTCGACGCGGTGACGACGATGATCGACGCCGGCCGCGGGAAGGCGGGTCGCCAGCTCGACCAGAGCAAGCGCGCGAAGGCGCTGGTCGACCGCTACGCCTCGCGGGAGACGCCGCCGACGGGCTACTTCGTCGTCGAACTCGACGACAAGGCGGTCGACGACATGTTCCCGTCGCTCGACGACGGCGTCCGGGACCTGTTCCGGGGCGCCAGCGCCGCCGGGTTCGCCTTCGACGTGAGCGGCGGTGGGACCACCGTCGAGGCGCTGTTCCTCTACGACACGCCGAACGGGGTCGCCGCGGGCACGGCTGCCGCGGAGGCGCTGCTCGGCCGCATGGCCGGTGACGACCCGAACCTGCCGGCGCCGCTGGTCGGCGCGTGGAACGCGAAGGCGTCGAGCAGCGACTCGGCCGTCGCGGTCACCTTCGGCACCGAGACGGCGTCGCTGTGGTCGCTCGTGACCGGGCCCTTCCTCGGTCTGGCGGCCCGCCTGACCGACATCGACACCTCGGCGGCCCCGAACGTCGGGTTCTCGTACCGCTACCGGGACGACGCCCGGGTGACCATCACCCACGAGGCCGGTGACGCCTTCCAGGACGTGAAGGTCGTCTACACCAGTTTCGGCGAGCGCGTGACCGAGGACTGGAAGAAGAAGGGTGACGTGGTCATGGGCGACAAGTACACCACGAAGAACGGGGTCAGTTTCGACGAACCGCTGCAGATCATCTGGTACGGCGGGAACGTCCCCATCATCATCGGCCAGTACGACCCGACGGCGGACGACGACGAGGAGGAAGAGACGGACGAGTCGGCCTGAGACGGCCGGTTCCGGTCCGCGGCAACCCGGCCCGGACCGACCCGCTTATTTCAGCGTGACCCAGGTCAGGAACACCAGCGCGACGAGTTGCAGCCCCCGGAGGACCGCGACGGACTGCTGGACGGCGGCCGATTCGCCGTAGAACATCTGCATGCTGAAGAAGAAGTACAGCGCGGTGGCGTTCTCCAGCAGCAGGACCACCGCGAACGCGATGAGCCCGAGCGTCAGCGACGTCCTGAACGTCCGGTAGTTCTTGACCCAGACCGCCGTCAGCACTGCCAGCAGTACAACGTTGATAGCCGCGAACGCGCTCGCGATCGCGAGTGTCTGTCCCATTGCCATAGTCAGTCCATGTGTTGGATTATCTCCTCGAACGTCTCCCGGTGGTGTTCGAACTGGTCGGTGAGGAAGTACAGCGCGCCGTAGTCGTCGCCGCCCTTCTCCACGACGTTGTGGTCGAGCAGCATGTCGAGGTGGTGTC
This window of the Haloarchaeobius amylolyticus genome carries:
- a CDS encoding acyl-CoA thioesterase; amino-acid sequence: MPSLMDTYIENRSIVNPNDANILGSAHGGNVMKWMDEVGAMSAMRFAGETCVTARMDQTNFRRPIPQGDAALIRAYVYEAGRTSVKVRVRVYREDLRSNETQLTTESYMVFVAIDDEGEPVAVPELTIESDRGHELYDAAVNGKED
- a CDS encoding class I SAM-dependent methyltransferase; amino-acid sequence: MDDHDPDTTADETHASYDQHAERADEDHDDLWRTPWGDNPLQEHYAWPATTDLLPDVEGARVLDAGCGVGDHVEWFTDRGATVVGVDVSEEAVAVARERQGDRATFRQADLTEPLEFADDGVFDVVVSNLVLDHIADLEPVFAEFERVLADDGTLVVTMIHPMQFYLDAAEVTSYYDRTPVELGWEAGTVTSYHRPLGDIVTALTGADLHLDVLAEPEPDPGYAEHAAESWAVLDRPQICCLRAVPVR
- a CDS encoding TraB/GumN family protein; its protein translation is MSESADSPAPDPLGPPGDGDGSVTVLGTAHVSEKSVEEVRDTIAAERPDVVAVELDEGRYNQLRGETPEDIEPRDLLKGNTVFQFIAYWMLSYVQTRLGERFDIQPGADMLAAVEAAEEHDLGVALVDRDIQVTIQRFWRRMSTKEKVQMMAGLIFGVADALVVGVTIGLMLGFFLGPLFGLASGPLFGIEAATMQGIAGGGLVGLAAGYLLWEFGLRSLTDDQAIALGAAGAVTVGGAVALSGVLNPLVGNVLGTGLGLSLVGGLVGGVVAGVGVGGLLGLVMLGLGYDAAPEEDYEEFDIERMTDADVVTAMMEEFRQFSPGGAQALIDERDAYIAHKLVELREQGYSVVAVVGAGHRAGIESYLENPGSLPPLESISGTDRSRRFSFFKAFAYTLALGYVAFFFLLIMAGVGNLFLLKLFAAWFLFNGVIAFTLAKLAGARWTSAAVGGAIAWLTSLNPLLAPGWFAGYMELRHDPVNVGDINTLNQILSDEESPLLDVVRRMFEVPLFRLIMVVAATNIGSTIASVLFPVAVLPWLAQGRIENVEQLMDLLLRGAQNSVDIITGVL
- a CDS encoding metalloprotease — its product is MVQFRFADGELKDLGIAWIALSVAFGILIIGPSAITRIDPAAALDLLLFAAVTAGIGFLLHELAHKFTAMHFGYPAEFRADYNMLLLAVFSAMVGFLFAAPGAVYHPRTSEKESGLIALAGPLTNVALVIVFFPLLAFGGVLGRIGAFGVFINAFLAGFNMIPYGPLDGRKVLRWSKPTFALTFLLCGGLGFAAFFGFFPTPF
- a CDS encoding winged helix-turn-helix domain-containing protein, with the translated sequence MEKALWYLLVGTRGGTNRVRIIRALSERPRNANQLSEHIEVDYNTVRHHLDMLLDHNVVEKGGDDYGALYFLTDQFEHHRETFEEIIQHMD